AGAACTTTTTGAACATTCAATATCTTTGTCTCTGAAGTATCACGATAAAATGCCTGTTGGTAAATTATTAACGAGATTAACTAATGATGTTGATGCTTTGGCCGAGGTTTTTGGTAGTGGAGCAGTTGGAGTTATTGCTGACTTTGTTAGTCTGATAGTGATTTCATTGACAATGCTTTCAATTGACAGAGGACTTGCCATTTTATTGCTCTTGACTCAAATCCCTGTCTCATATTTCATTATTTGGCTTCAAAAACGTTATAGAAGAGCAAATTATCAAGTAAGAGAGGAGTTATCTCAACTAAACTCTGATTTTCAAGAGAATCTTCAAGGTTTAGAAGTCGTTCAGATGTTCAGAAGAGAAGCTTTTAATAGCAAGAAATTTTCTAATACTGGAGTCGCTTATAAGAAAGCCGTAAATGGAACAATATTTTATGACAGCAGTATCTCCGCCTTTATAGAGTGGATTTCGCTTGCCGCAGTTTCATTAGTTTTAGCAGTAGGTGGTTATCTTGTTACCTCTGGAAATATTGGGTTAGGAACATTAACAACCTTTATTTTATATTCCCAAAGACTTTTTGAACCTTTAAGACAGCTTGCAGAAAGATTTACTCAGATTCAAGGAGGTCTTACAGCCGTTGAGAGAATAAATGAATTATTGGATGAAGAAATTCAGATTAAAGACTCTCCTTCAGCAAAGCATTTTTCAGAGGATACCATAAATACAAAGAATAAATTTAAGGGTAAAATTGAATTCAGAAAAGTTAATTTCTTCTACAATGACAAAGAACAGATCCTAAAGGATTTATCTTTCTTGATCAATCCAGGAGAACATGTAGCTTTCGTAGGACCAACTGGCTCAGGTAAAACAACCATAATTAGATTGTTATGTAGATTATATGAACCTCAATCAGGCCAAATTTTAATTGATGATATAAATATAAAAGATATTCCTATCGCCACACTTAGAAATATGTTGGGAGTGGTTTTACAAGATACGTTTATCTTCAGTGGAAATGTTGCTGATAATTTGAAATTAAGTGCGAATATAGACAATCTTGAATTAGAAAATCTTTGTAAAGAATTAGGATTAAATAATTTGTTAAAAAAATTACCAGAAGGTTTGAATACTTTTCTTAGAGAAAGAGGGGGGAATCTCTCTTCTGGAGAAAGACAACTTCTTTCGGTAGCTCGAGTAGCGATTAGAAATCCTGTTATTTTGATAATGGATGAAGCTACAGCGTTTATGGATCCTTCTACAGAAGCTACTTTGCAGAAAGATCTTGAAAGAATCCTTACAAAAAGAACAGCATTGGTAATAGCGCACAGACTTGCAACTATTGAAAGTTCTGATAAGATTTTAGTCTTAAAAGGGGGATCATTAGTTGAAGAGGGAACACATAATGAATTGAGAATGAAAAAGGGTTTGTATTTTCAGCTATCTGAGCTTCAACAAAAAGGATTTGCGAATTTTTAATGATTTTTAGAAACCAAGGGTCATCAATAAAAATATCTAACAGTATACCGACAGATGTACTTATAAATATCTATGGTTTAGATTCTTATGAATTCACTCAAAAAAATAAAAAAGAAATTTTCGTATGTAGTAAAAGTAAAGAGTTAGATCTAATAGAGCTGGATCAACTTTTGCAAACTGTTGGTTGGAGCAGACGACCAATAAGAAGAGTAAAAAGAGCATTGGATTTTAGTGTTTTGGTGGTTGGTTTATGGCGCCATGACGATAAATTTCCTAGGCTAGTGGGTTTTGCGAGATGCACTGGCGATGGAATTCTAGAAGCAACAGTGTGGGATGTAGCTGTTAATCCTGTTTATCAAGGACTTGGATTAGGGAAGGCGTTAATGAAATATATCCTGAAAGAATTAAAAAAGTTTGGCATTACAAAAGTTACTCTTTTTGCTGATGCGGAAGTGGTTTCATTTTACAAGAAACAAGGTTGGATATTAGAACCAAGAGGCTCTAAGTGCGCGTTTTGGTATGCAAACTAATTATTTTTTATAGTAGTCAGAATATATAGATTTCGTCGATTCGCCTTTTAACCATCTTCTTCTGAAGTTCCAGTTCTTGAGTGCTTGGAGAAAAATGTTAGTTCTTTCCCATTTCCTTGAACTTGTAAAAATAGGTAAGTTTAATTGCTTTAAATCTTTCTTATTCTTTAATCTCCTTAGGAAATCTACGTCCTCCATTAAAGGAATCTTTCTAAAACCATTATTCTTAAGATAAATAGATCTATGAATTATTAAACCTTGGTCTCCATATGGTTGTTTAAAATATTTGCTTCTAAAATTAAC
This window of the Prochlorococcus sp. MIT 1314 genome carries:
- a CDS encoding GNAT family N-acetyltransferase, which produces MIFRNQGSSIKISNSIPTDVLINIYGLDSYEFTQKNKKEIFVCSKSKELDLIELDQLLQTVGWSRRPIRRVKRALDFSVLVVGLWRHDDKFPRLVGFARCTGDGILEATVWDVAVNPVYQGLGLGKALMKYILKELKKFGITKVTLFADAEVVSFYKKQGWILEPRGSKCAFWYAN
- a CDS encoding ABC transporter ATP-binding protein → MFFNDFRRIRKLGKYLTKDKKTIYLILIVLLPVSFSGAIQPLLVGQAITILKNESTDVWLSKTFFGQSINAIILTLLITVLFRLVLQGYQTYNIQAVGQRLTARIRRELFEHSISLSLKYHDKMPVGKLLTRLTNDVDALAEVFGSGAVGVIADFVSLIVISLTMLSIDRGLAILLLLTQIPVSYFIIWLQKRYRRANYQVREELSQLNSDFQENLQGLEVVQMFRREAFNSKKFSNTGVAYKKAVNGTIFYDSSISAFIEWISLAAVSLVLAVGGYLVTSGNIGLGTLTTFILYSQRLFEPLRQLAERFTQIQGGLTAVERINELLDEEIQIKDSPSAKHFSEDTINTKNKFKGKIEFRKVNFFYNDKEQILKDLSFLINPGEHVAFVGPTGSGKTTIIRLLCRLYEPQSGQILIDDINIKDIPIATLRNMLGVVLQDTFIFSGNVADNLKLSANIDNLELENLCKELGLNNLLKKLPEGLNTFLRERGGNLSSGERQLLSVARVAIRNPVILIMDEATAFMDPSTEATLQKDLERILTKRTALVIAHRLATIESSDKILVLKGGSLVEEGTHNELRMKKGLYFQLSELQQKGFANF